Genomic DNA from Candidozyma auris chromosome 1, complete sequence:
TCCTCACCAACAAAGCCTGATGAAGACTTGATTAAGCCTGACAACCTTAGGAATCCATTTATGAAGGCAACTTTACAGGGATCTCCAGGTCGCCCTGTGCAAGGCAGGAAGCGATCAAAACAAGATTACGGTACGGCAACTGTGGATACAATTCAAGATACCAAAACGCCTGTCTCGATAACTTTCGAAGGTCGTAGTGTTCCTATTTTACAGCCGAACCAGAGTGCACTAGATAATGACGGCGAAGCAACGGATGCTGACTCAGATCATATGGGCAGAAATGACTCAGATTCGGATTCGGATTTCGAAAAACTACTTGCAAGGGCGTCCAATCGCCCTATAAAAACGTACAGTCGAGGACGAAAGAGATGAGATGTAGGTTACCAAAGCATTCATTATATTTCAATATTCGCTTCACCAATAAAAATCCCCCGACAAATACTCTTTGCATCAGGTCTTTTAAGAAGATCGTTTGCCAATGGCTCTCCGATTCTTTCTTTTAATTTCTCCTTGACCGTGTCGCTTGGATCTTGAGAATCGACATCCATGGCACTCGCATCTTTCAGAGGTGTGTCCtcgatcttcaacttctccaacacctcAATGACCTTTTCCTTGAGGATGTTAGTCTCAACAGTCCGTTTCTTGTCGTTCTCTATCACTTGTTTGTACCACATTTTTACATTTCCCACCAACACAAGTCTTATAACTTCCGTACCTAACTTCTCTATGCCAAGAAGAGCGCCGTAGTGCGTTCCCaaaggttttgaagaatcCAACAAAGCCCTCAAGAATGTACGGGTTACACGAGGTTTGAGTGTGGAGTATGAGGAGCCAAAAGAGTCGATTATGTGCTGTAAAAGAAGGGACGCAAATTGTCTCACAGCAAATTGTCCCTTGATTATTTCAAGAACTGCATCGTCATCAGCGTTTTCAGGAACTGGCGGTCCGACCCTTTTGGCTAGCAAGAGGGTGAGAATGCAGGGCACGAGCGCATGGACGTAAGGGTCTAAGAACAAAGTTTTATTATCACACAAGGCGGAGATTACCTCTAGCAAAGTAATCAATAGCTCAATGTTTCTTAATTGATTTGTCACTTGTTCTGCAACGAATTGAATGAAGTATGGTACGAGTTGGTGCAAACCGGGATCAGTACGTAGAGAGTTCAACGCTGCATCCTTAAAAGTCTCCTTTTCTGGTTCTGTGGATATGAGTACCTCAacaattttgttgaagtaaagctgaagctctttggaaagcgTATGTTTAACGAGGGGTTTAACTTCCACATCCTTGTCACccttctttgttttctgtCTGGTATTAGGATCCTTGGAGTCCTCAGAAGAGCCAGAATTCAGTCCCGATGACAGTAGCAAATCATTACCGTACACCGATGATGTTGCGCCTCTCACAACAGAGGGCAAgcttttgatttctgagGCCAATGGATTCTGTGGAATCATAGGCTGCACGCCCTCAATTGCCAACCAATGAGCGGTGAAGGTGGTTTGTCTGGGAACTCTCGGAAGCTCTTGGTTtatcaatttttcaaactcTATTTCGTTATCGTCGATATAATATAACGTTTGCCCACCTGCGCCAGAAAGAGCTTCTTTATACACCAACGGCTGAGACTGATCATAGCCAAAGAGAGGCTCTATGTTCAAGACTTTTAGGGCATGATTTATGTCACTCGTggaaagaagctttctCTTCGAATGACGCATGAACTTGATTGCAGTCTCAAGAATCTCATGGATTCTATACTCTACATCCATCGCCAAGTTCTTCGCGGCATCATCTGGAAGTGTGATACCCAATAGTTCAGCAGCATCC
This window encodes:
- the TAF60 gene encoding Taf60p — protein: MDSAAKIPLSHTLWSPHDTVKDAAELLGITLPDDAAKNLAMDVEYRIHEILETAIKFMRHSKRKLLSTSDINHALKVLNIEPLFGYDQSQPLVYKEALSGAGGQTLYYIDDNEIEFEKLINQELPRVPRQTTFTAHWLAIEGVQPMIPQNPLASEIKSLPSVVRGATSSVYGNDLLSSSGSNSGSSEDSKDPNTRQKTKKGDKDVEVKPLVKHTLSKELQLYFNKIVEVLISTEPEKETFKDAALNSLRTDPGLHQLVPYFIQFVAEQVTNQLRNIELLITLLEVISALCDNKTLFLDPYVHALVPCILTLLLAKRVGPPVPENADDDAVLEIIKGQFAVRQFASLLLQHIIDSFGSSYSTLKPRVTRTFLRALLDSSKPLGTHYGALLGIEKLGTEVIRLVLVGNVKMWYKQVIENDKKRTVETNILKEKVIEVLEKLKIEDTPSKDASAMDVDSQDPSDTVKEKLKERIGEPLANDLLKRPDAKSICRGIFIGEANIEI